The proteins below come from a single Candidatus Sulfotelmatobacter sp. genomic window:
- a CDS encoding site-specific integrase, with protein sequence VVDHFGEHRRATRVTYTALEGYVGARRSAGAAPATVRFELAVLSQAFKVARKRGVLGSQPLVPTVTVRNVRTAHFTDAELERLLVELPDRLRPVVRFGAATGWRLMECLSLRWTAVDFAAGTIRLEPGETKSRRGRVFPFKRFPSLAGLLEEQRQARWAVERERGVDVTHVFHCEGRPLRNIDYAWGSACRRANLVDRRFHDLRRYAAMRLVRAGVARSEAMGLLGHETESMFTRYALNDVPALERAVEKLAALDTKDADNLSASGAPLGQKLGQMRDPRP encoded by the coding sequence GTGGTCGACCACTTCGGCGAGCACCGGCGCGCGACCAGGGTCACCTACACCGCGCTGGAGGGCTACGTTGGAGCCCGGCGGTCCGCTGGAGCTGCGCCGGCTACGGTGCGCTTCGAACTGGCGGTGCTCTCGCAGGCGTTCAAGGTCGCGCGCAAGCGGGGCGTGCTTGGCTCGCAGCCCCTCGTCCCGACCGTAACCGTGCGGAACGTCCGGACGGCGCACTTCACCGATGCCGAACTGGAGCGGCTGTTGGTCGAGCTTCCGGACCGCCTTCGTCCGGTCGTGCGGTTTGGCGCTGCGACGGGGTGGCGACTCATGGAGTGCCTGTCGCTCCGCTGGACGGCGGTGGACTTTGCCGCCGGCACGATCCGGCTCGAACCAGGTGAGACGAAGTCGCGACGCGGACGGGTCTTCCCGTTCAAGCGCTTCCCTTCACTGGCTGGCTTGCTGGAGGAACAGCGGCAGGCGCGTTGGGCGGTCGAGCGCGAGCGCGGTGTAGACGTGACCCACGTGTTTCACTGCGAAGGGCGGCCACTCCGGAACATCGACTACGCGTGGGGATCTGCCTGCCGGCGCGCCAATCTGGTCGACCGGCGGTTCCACGATCTCAGGCGCTATGCGGCCATGCGGCTTGTGCGAGCAGGTGTCGCGCGCTCCGAGGCAATGGGACTGCTCGGGCACGAGACGGAGTCGATGTTCACGCGGTACGCGCTCAACGACGTTCCCGCCCTGGAGCGAGCGGTCGAGAAGCTGGCCGCTCTCGACACGAAAGATGCTGACAACTTGTCCGCGTCCGGTGCCCCACTCGGACAAAAACTCGGACAAATGAGAGACCCGCGCCCGTAA
- the secG gene encoding preprotein translocase subunit SecG, with amino-acid sequence MYVAVLVLHLFVCLGLVSVVLLQSGKGGGLAGGAFGGSAQTVFGGRGATDFMTRATMVLGTAFFVTSIGLALLSTGQGPAGKSLMQEEARHATTNAATPPGAPPPPGATAPRPATGLAPSTPAPASPAPASSPATKPSGK; translated from the coding sequence ATGTACGTCGCCGTCCTGGTGCTCCATCTTTTCGTCTGCCTGGGCCTGGTGTCGGTGGTTCTGCTCCAATCCGGCAAGGGCGGCGGCCTCGCCGGTGGGGCGTTCGGTGGCTCGGCTCAGACGGTGTTCGGCGGTCGCGGCGCGACCGACTTCATGACGCGGGCGACCATGGTGCTCGGCACCGCCTTCTTCGTGACGTCGATCGGTCTGGCCCTGCTGTCGACCGGGCAGGGCCCCGCGGGCAAGAGTCTGATGCAGGAGGAGGCGCGGCATGCCACGACCAATGCCGCCACTCCGCCGGGCGCCCCGCCGCCGCCGGGGGCGACCGCGCCACGGCCCGCGACCGGCCTCGCGCCGTCGACGCCGGCTCCTGCTTCACCCGCGCCGGCCAGCTCGCCTGCGACGAAGCCCTCCGGAAAGTAG
- the tpiA gene encoding triose-phosphate isomerase produces MNPSRRPRLVAGNWKMHRTPAEGAALAAELKALLAAPRACETVLCPPFPALESVGRAIAGSAMRLGAQNLHPEPQGAFTGEVSGPMLRAAGCTYVIVGHSERRHGMGEDDALVARKLRAAQRDDLTPIVCVGETLAEREGSKTAEVLVRQVRAAYDGLGAAARSTVVAYEPVWAIGTGRVATPEQAREAHEIIRATLDRVVGSGAGGALRILYGGSVNPGNASALFAVEEVDGALVGGASLEAASFFRIVTAAETAGRV; encoded by the coding sequence ATGAACCCGAGTCGTCGGCCGCGGCTGGTGGCGGGAAACTGGAAGATGCACCGCACGCCCGCCGAAGGGGCGGCGCTGGCGGCCGAGCTGAAGGCGCTGCTCGCGGCGCCGCGCGCATGCGAGACGGTGCTGTGCCCGCCGTTCCCGGCGCTCGAATCCGTCGGGCGCGCGATCGCCGGCAGCGCCATGCGACTCGGCGCGCAGAATCTGCACCCGGAACCGCAAGGAGCATTCACCGGCGAGGTCTCCGGGCCGATGCTGCGCGCTGCCGGCTGCACCTACGTGATCGTCGGACATTCCGAGCGGCGCCACGGCATGGGCGAAGACGACGCGCTGGTGGCGCGCAAGCTGCGCGCCGCGCAGCGCGATGATCTCACGCCGATCGTGTGCGTCGGGGAGACCCTGGCGGAGCGCGAGGGCTCGAAGACCGCCGAGGTGCTGGTGCGCCAGGTGCGCGCCGCGTACGACGGGCTGGGAGCCGCGGCGCGCTCCACGGTGGTCGCCTACGAGCCGGTGTGGGCGATCGGCACCGGGCGCGTGGCCACGCCCGAGCAGGCGCGCGAGGCACACGAGATCATCCGCGCCACGCTCGATCGCGTGGTCGGTTCCGGCGCCGGCGGGGCGCTGCGCATTCTCTACGGCGGAAGCGTCAACCCCGGCAACGCCTCGGCGCTGTTCGCGGTCGAGGAAGTGGACGGCGCGCTGGTCGGCGGCGCGTCTCTCGAGGCCGCTTCATTCTTTCGCATCGTCACCGCGGCCGAGACCGCGGGCCGGGTTTGA